Proteins encoded within one genomic window of Arachis ipaensis cultivar K30076 chromosome B08, Araip1.1, whole genome shotgun sequence:
- the LOC107611073 gene encoding uncharacterized protein LOC107611073 has protein sequence MTETRSSIRNLEIQIDQLNKMIPEIPSNTLPCNTEVNSREECKALTMEVVTEPKEEPAIEELKEIKAHTETGNVTLHVPLQKEKPEEYPSSNEQDEPKEEQIAQFLEILRKLKAKSSHAEELEKDPPSMACLKASKGDETIVLTKECSALVKKKLSQKLPDPRSFLIPCTIWTIAFDKALCDLGSSINLMPLSVMKRLGIQEVQPAKISFEITNKSLKWAYAGIGIVRDTLIEMDKPITKKRMEHMREPVHEPQQEPVQPPPPKIPEMPQGELSSSVDQLTVEHKEHATILHEMREDQRILMEEQLRQG, from the exons ATGacagaaactaggtcctccattCGGAACTTAGAGATACAGATTGATCAACTGAACAAGATGATCCCAGAAATCCCTTCCAATACTCTTCCTTGTAATACGGAAGTAAATTCgagggaagagtgcaaggccctcaCTATGGAGGTTGTGACCGAACCCAAGGAGGAGCCTgctattgaggagctcaaggaaATCAAAGCTCATACAGAGACTGGGAATGTCACCTTGCACGTCCCTTTGCAGAAGGAGAAGCCTGAGGAATACCCCTCTTCGAACGAGCAAGATGAGCCTAAGGAGGAGCAAATTGCTCAGTTCCTGGAAATCCTTAGGAAGTTGAAAGCTAAATCCTCTCATGCAGAGGAATTGGAGAAGGATCCCCCTTCCATGGCGTGTTTGAAAGCCTCAAAGGGAGATGAGACTATAGTGCTgaccaaggagtgcagtgccttAGTCAAGAAGAAGCTCTCTCAGAAGTTGCCGGATCCTAGAAGCTTTCTGATTCCCTGCACTATATGGACCATTGCCTTTGATAAGGCACTATGTGACCTTGGCTcaagcatcaatctcatgcctctctctgtaatgaagaGGCTGGGAATTCAAGAGGTGCAGCCTGCCAAGATCTCCTTCGAGATAACAAACAAGTCCCTGAAATGGGCGTATG ctggaattggcATAGTGAGAGATACCCTCATAGAGATGGACAAGCCCATCACAAAGAAGAGAATGGAACATATGAGAGAGCCTGTACATGAACCACAACAAGAACCTGTGCAGCCGCCTCCACcaaaaatccctgagatgcctcaag GGGAGCTTAGTTCAAGCGTGGATCAGCTGACAGTGGAGCACAAAGAGCACGCCACAATTCTCCATGAGATGAGAGAAGATCAGAGAATATTGATGGAGGAACAATTGAGACAAGGGTGA